In Pleuronectes platessa chromosome 4, fPlePla1.1, whole genome shotgun sequence, the following proteins share a genomic window:
- the LOC128438563 gene encoding glycerol-3-phosphate acyltransferase 4 translates to MELFFNPFDNLVCILLGISFTVWFTLLLVFIIVPAILGVSFGIRRLYMKTLLKIFEWATLRIERGAKENNHLLYKPYSNAIIAKEPTSLEQEIKEIRRSGSNRDLDSASEFEMSDIFYFARRGVASIMDDEVTKRFSAEELESWNLLTRSNNNFHYISLRLTVLWGLGLLIRYGFLLPLRVTLAFTGVGLLVFLTCVIGLLPNGRMKNLLSKKVHLMCYRICVRALTAIITYHDSENKPKNGGICVANHTSPIDVIILASDSCYAMVGQIHGGLMGVIQRSMVKACPHIWFERSEVKDRHLVAKRLSDHVEDKTKLPILIFPEGTCINNTSVMMFKKGSFEIGATVYPVAIKYDPRFGDAFWNSSKFGMVNYLLRMMSSWAIVCSVWYLPPMSREEGEDAVQFANRVKAAIARQGGLVDLLWDGGLKRGKVKETFKEEQQKLYSKMLVGTQEDRSRS, encoded by the exons ATGGAGCTCTTCTTCAACCCCTTTGACAACCTGGTGTGTATCCTGCTGGGCATCTCCTTCACCGTGTGGTTCACCCTGCTGCTGGTCTTCATCATCGTGCCTGCCATCTTAGGGGTGTCCTTTGGCATCCGGCGTCTgtacatgaaaacattgttaaAGATTTTTGAG tgGGCCACACTCAGGATAGAGAGAGGAGCGAAAGAAAATAATCACCTCTTATACAAACCCTACTCAAACG CAATCATTGCAAAGGAGCCCACCTCCTTGGAGCAGGAGATCAAGGAGATCCGGCGGAGCGGCAGCAACAGAGACCTGGACTCTGCCTCTGAGTTTGAGATGTCGGACATCTTCTATTTTGCTCGGCGAGGAGTGGCGAGCATCATGGACGATGAGGTGACTAAGCGGTTCTCTGCTGAGGAGTTGGAGTCCTGGAATCTGCTGACCCGCAGTAACAACAACTTCCACTATATCAGCCTGAGACTGACCGTCCTATGGGGGCTGGGCCTGCTGATCCGCTACGGGTTCCTGCTGCCTCTTAG GGTAACTCTTGCCTTCACTGGTGTAGGCCTCCTTGTGTTCCTCACCTGTGTTATCGGTCTGCTGCCGAATGGAAG GATGAAAAATCTTCTGAGTAAGAAAGTCCATTTGATGTGCTACAGAATATGTGTCAGAGCTCTGACGGCCATCATAACCTACCACGACAG TGAGAATAAACCTAAAAATGGCGGCATCTGTGTCGCTAACCACACCTCGCCCATTGATGTCATCATCCTGGCCAGCGACAGCTGCTATGCTATG GTCGGCCAAATTCATGGTGGCCTGATGGGTGTCATTCAGAGATCTATGGTCAAGGCCTGCCCACACATTTGGTTCGAACGTTCAGAAGTCAAAGACAGACATCTAGTGGCCAAAAG ATTGAGTGACCACGTAGAGGATAAAACTAAACTGCCCATTCTGATTTTCCCAGAGG GTACCTGCATTAACAACACGTCAGTCATGATGTTTAAGAAGGGCAGTTTTGAGATTGGTGCCACAGTCTACCCCGTGGCCATCAAG TATGATCCCCGATTTGGAGATGccttctggaacagcagcaagTTCGGCATGGTGAACTACCTGTTACGTATGATGAGCAGCTGGGCCATCGTCTGCAGCGTGTGGTACCTCCCACCCATGTCCAGAGAG GAGGGAGAGGATGCCGTACAGTTTGCCAATCGTGTAAAGGCAGCCATTGCAAGGCAAGGGGGTCTGGTCGACCTCCTGTG ggatggaGGACTGAAGCGCGGAAAGGTAAAAGAAACCTTTAAAGAAGAACAGCAGAAACTGTACAGTAAAATGCTGGTGGGGACCCAGGAAGACCGCAGTCGCTCCTGA
- the polr3d gene encoding DNA-directed RNA polymerase III subunit RPC4: MADSGSGDPSGQRVPTPGGSSAGLMKGRRPSGAMTPVRLPSMRSRDLTLGGVKKKTFTPNIIGRKAKEDTKLEGGERREKRDGNRGRGQRERGRGRGRAEVIQSHSIFEQGPAEMMMKKRGGYENERDAPSAAPSPIINIKKEKRETEDETKEILRSLERENFIDDPFLQSEESSCPVQLPLAVSGWGFKEEFSNTAKIEKMEDDCEPMEPAVKVKQEPEEIEIKKSEVAFKPPPIPEPEILHDLLNRWSLSKGEELFFIQLPDSLPGQPPTKEHKPQKTEVQSEDGQSVLLKTESQEEEAEENCCNLKDLREGVVGKMLVRKSGRVQLLLGQVTLDVSLGASCSFLQELVSVGTEGRTGDLTVLGNVQHKMVCSPDFEALLEGRA, translated from the exons ATGGCTGACTCAGGATCAGGTGATCCCAGTGGGCAACGTGTGCCAACTCCTGGAGGGAGCAGTGCCGGACTGATGAAGggccgccgaccttcaggtgcCATGACTCCCGTCCGTCTCCCTTCAATGCGATCGAGAGACCTCACCCTGGGCGGAGTGAAGAAG aAAACGTTTACACCCAACATCATCGGCCGAAAAGCCAAAGAGGA CACAAAACTTGAAGGCGgggaaaggagagagaagagggatggCAATCGAGGGcgaggtcagagagagagaggcaggggcCGAGGTCGTGCAGAGGTCATCCAGTCCCACTCTATTTTTGAACAGGGGCCTGctgagatgatgatgaaaaagagAG GCGGCTATGAAAATGAGAGAGATGCTCCGAGCGCGGCGCCCTCACCCATCATCAATATTaaaaaggagaagagggagacggAGGATGAGACTAAAGAGATCCTGCGCAGTCTGGAACGAGAAAAC TTTATAGACGATCCCTTCCTGCAGAGTGAGGAGAGTAGCTGCCCCGTCCAGCTCCCCCTCGCTGTGTCAGGATGGGGATTCAAGGAGGAATTCAGTAACACTGCTAAAATTGAGAAGATGGAGGATGACTGTGAACCTATGGAGCCTGCAGTTAAAG TCAAACAGGAGCCAGaggaaatagaaataaagaagTCCGAGGTAGCGTTCAAGCCTCCTCCTATTCCTGAGCCCGAGATTCTGCACGACCTGCTGAATAGGTGGAGTCTGAGCAAAGGGGAGGAGCTGTTCTTTATTCAGCTGCCCGACTCGCTGCCCGGCCAACCCCCCACCAAAGAGCACAAGCCGCAGAAGACGGAGGTGCAGTCGGAGGATGGACAGTCTGTGCTTCTGAAAACAGAGTCTCAG gaagaggaggctgaagagaacTGCTGTAATCTGAAAGATCTGCGGGAGGGTGTTGTAGGAAAGATGCTGGTGCGGAAGTCAGGCCGGGTTCAGCTCCTACTGGGACAAGTGACTCTGGATGTGTCACTGGGAGCATCGTGCTCTTTCCTTCAG GAGCTTGTCTCTGTCGGTACGGAGGGAAGAACAGGAGACTTGACTGTTTTGggaaatgtccaacacaaaATGGTTTGTTCTCCAGACTTTGAGGCTTTACTGGAAGGCCGTGCTTGA